The genomic interval AAACGCGCCATTCTGACTATCGAACCAATAAGCAGCATTGGCCAGATGTCCAGCCGGAAGAATAGATCCCCGGTCTTTGAGCGAAATCCCAATCACCTTTGAAGAAAAATTACTACTCAGCCTCAATTCATCAGTAATTGTGGTGGTAAGCATATTGGCAGGCGACATTTGACCAGCAACAGAAGTACTTCCTACGGTTTGAACCGTTTTATCATCTGTACAATACATACTGGCACCATTTGCCTGTACATGCCAGTTATTACCAATGATTCCGTGCACCGCCGGGGTAGTGCCGGTAAAAACTGAAGCATGCCCTGGAGCAGTATAAGTAGGCAAATAGTTATAATTAGTGTTCCGGCAAAAATAGCCTTCATTCACCAGCCTTCTGAATCCATTTTTACTGTACTTATCCCAGAAGCGATAGATATAGTCATACCGCATCTGGTCTACTACGATACCTATTACTAACTTAGGTTGAGCAGCTGGGGAATTGGTCTGTTGGGAAAAGGCAAAGTGAACGGATAATACAAGTAATCCAATAACAATACGCGTCAGTTTCATGTTGATGTGGACAATAAGATGCGTGCGAAATTAATTTATATCCTTTGCTTTCCAGGCATCTTCACAAAAAAATAATACAAACTTTATTTTACGATCCTTATGCTTTTGTTGGTGTTGAATCTTGTTGTTTCTGCGGTGCTTACCGGACTAATCTGGTTTGTACAGATTGTGCATTATCCCCTATTTCTGAAAATACCTGCGACAGCTTTTAAAGATTTTCAAATGCAGCATATGCATACTACTACACAGGTAGTGAGTGTGCCCATGCTTGTAGAACTTCTGCTCAGTATCGGATTACTCACGGCAACTTACCCCGGAAAATCTACCTTTACGCATTACTGCGTTTTTGTTTGTATTGTGATCATCTGGCTGGTAACTTTTTTTATATCTGTGCCCATTCATAACCAGCTTGTTTTGTTGGGATACAATGAATCACTTATAAAACAACTCGTAACCACCAACTGGCTGCGTACCTTCGCCTGGACACTTCGTACCCTTCTCCTGCTTTATATACTTACCAGATATTTAGAATTTTACAAATAAAGGGTTTTACACAAACCACAATAATCTAGATAAAATTTACTGTAATTTATCAACCACCTACCCAGCCATTTTCGTTTAATATAAGGACTGCCACTATAGTACCTAAATTGTAACTAACAGAATTTGTTACCTCTGATGAGTGAAGGTGTATTTACTATGAAAAATTAAATATTGGCATAAATATTACACAGGATTATGGGATTGGGAAATAGGGTTATCTATAAAAACAAGCTGGGGCTTTTTGTGAGTGTCTCAGTAATACTGATCCTATTTCCAGGTACTCTTAAAAACAAGCAGGCAACTGCATTTACCTTCACTCCTCCCGCTTCAGTCGAAACTATAATTGAGCAAGAATCAGATTCAATCTCTTTCTATCAAACCCTGGAACAAGCGGTTGCTTTCAGAAAACAGAATGAATCTATACAGGGTTCCTCTATGGGCAGTTCAACATCCACCAATAATGCAGAGAATGCATTGCCGCTTGTTGTTACTACACAAGTTCAGGCTGAAAATCTGTTTGATCAGGGGTATTCTGTGAGCGATATTGCAAAAGAACTGCAAATTTCCAAAAAAGAAGTGCGCAAACTAAAAAAGAGACTCAGGAAAGAAGAGAAAGCCGCTATTCAGCAAAGAAAGAAGATTAAAAAGAAAAACGATACTGTTAACAGCTAATTATTGAGACAACAAAAAAGCACTTCAACTGAAGTGCTTTTATATAAAAATGGTTTGTTTTAACCTCATTTACGCTACTTGCAATTCAGCATCAGTTGAATACTTATAAGGTGATTTCAGGCAAGCAATTTTTTCACATAAATCCGGATACATACTGATATCAACTGCATCTACGCCATGTAACTGGGATTGCAGTTTAATCCATATATTCTGAAATTCATGTGTAGTGAGCGTTTTTACATAGGCATTTAACCGGCGTAAACTCATTTTTTCCGCCTGAAAAGAGATAGTATCAGGCTCTAGATCATCCACCAATACCATTTCACGTTTCCTGTTTCTGAGCTTATTATCCAGCATCCATTCCTGCTTGAAATATTGGGCGTCAAAAGGAAAATATTTGTAATAAAGGAATAAAAACTGCTCAGTGCTGGCAAGCTGATCCAGATTATGAGATTCAGTAATAGACCGGTCAATCTTACTGATAGTACAGTTTCTGTGTGTAGTCTTATCCATAAAGATTTATATTGTAAAAGTATAGTCGCAAATTTTCTGCCAATTTATTACAGTGTATGATTTCAGGTGGTTTGTAAGTGTATGTACGGGAATAAGTACGAATATGTTTTGTATTATTCAAATATTATCTGAATGCGTTTTAGCTTAACTCTATATCCTGATTCTCGTGAAATGAACGTTATCGCCTCAAATCTTTGCCCCGTACAATTGTAAGAAAGTACCAGAACCCCATTCTGCTCTCTATTGTGGTTTGTAGAAAAGGTAACCGCTTTACTAAACTAATTTTTTTTGCAAGCAGCGAATAGTAACCTTTATAAATCTAAATGTAGGAAAAAAGGGTGTAAGAATAAAACATTTTCTCTAAGTTTCAGGAATTTATTTTCTACGATTAGCTATATATCTGACACCCATGATCTTTCAATCCATACAAGGAACAAAGGTACCTGCCCTGGGATTTGGTACCTGGAAACTCAATGGTTTACCCTGCGAGGAAGCCGTACAAGAAGCCATTGATATAGGCTACCGGCATATTGACACAGCAGCCATGTATGGCAATGAGGAATACGTTGGGAATGGAATTCAGCTGTCTGGCATAGCCAGGAACGAATTATTTGTGACCAGCAAAGTATGGCATACTCATTTAAGCAAAGAGAAACTGAGATCATCAGCTGAAGATAGTCTTCGAAAATTAAATATTGGCTATCTTGATTTACTGCTTATTCACTGGCCTAATCCGGATGTTCCATTAGAAGAATCTATTGGAGCTATGCTGGAATTACAGCAAGAAGGAAAGATAAGACATATAGGCGTAAGCAATTTTTCGACTACATTGCTGCAAAAGGCCTTACAATTCACTGCTATTTTCTGCAACCAGGTAGAATATCATCCATATCTTTCACAAAAGCCTTTGCTTGATTTATGTCAACAACAGGGTATTCTACTCACGGCATACGCACCTGTAGCGCATGGAGAAGTAATGCACGACCCTGTTTTGCAGGAAATTGGTAAAAAGTATGGTAAATCGCCGATCCAGGTTACGCTCCGCTGGTTACTACATCAACCTTTTGTTGCAGCCATTCCAAAAGCCGGAAGTAATACCCATCGCAAGAATAACTTTGATATTTTCGATTTTACTTTAAAAGAAGAAGAAATGCAGGCTATTTTCAAGCTCAATCGCAACAGTCGGATGGTCAATCCATCCTGGGCACACGAATGGTAAGAATAGTAATCAAAATGGTATTCAATCATATTTTATTATTACACACTTTAATTCTCACATCCTATTGATAATTTTGTACTTTGAGTGTATGGAGTTACCTTTAGAGCCTCAAACGTGATTTATAAATAGGAAAAATATTACACACTATTTACCCATATATCCTGTGAACTACGATATTACTATTATTGGTGGCGGTATTGTTGGCCTGGCCACCGCTCTGCGGCTCAAAGAGAATAAACCAGAGCTCAAAATTGCTGTGCTTGAAAAAGAAAATCAGGTAGCTAAACACCAGACTGGTAATAATAGCGGCGTTATCCATTCCGGCATTTATTATAAACCCGGCAGCTTAAAAGCAACCAACTGTATCAGCGGTTACAATCATCTGCTAGAGTTTTGCCAGAAAGAAAATGTTCCCTATGATCTATGTGGCAAAGTAATCGTTGCCACCAGCAAAGAAGAACTTCCGGCGCTGGAAAATATCTACAAAAGAGGAATTGAAAATGGTCTGACCCAGATAAAGAAGATAAACCAGGAAGAGGTAAAAGCCTATGAGCCACATGTAAACGGAATCAGTGGCATCTGGGTACCCTACACTGGCATTATTGATTATAAAAAGGTATCAGAGAAATATGCTGAAGTATTTAAAAAGAAAGGCGGCGAATTATTTCTGGGAGAAAAGGCAGTCAATATAAAAAACATCAACGGGCATTCTGAAGTAGTTACAGAAAACGCTACTTATAATACCAAACTGGTTGTAAATTGTGCCGGTTTGTATTCAGACCAGATCGCGGCCATGAACCGCAATAAAATGGACATCCGCATTATTCCCTTCCGGGGTGAGTATTATGAGATTAAAAAGGAAAAACAGTACCTGGTGAAAAACCTGATCTATCCCGTGCCAGACCCGAATTTCCCATTTCTGGGCGTACATTTTACCAGAATGATGAAAGGTGGCGTAGAAGCCGGTCCGAATGCGGTATTTGCTTTTAAAAAGGAAGGTTATAAAAAAACAGATTTTAACCTGGAAGAAGTAAGTGCTGCCCTGGCCTGGCCAGGATTCCGAAAGGTAATGATGAAATACTGGAAAACCGGTCTGGGAGAATATTACCGGTCATTCTCAAAAGCTGCCTTTACAAAAGCCCTTCAAAAGTTAATTCCTGAAATACAGGAGAATGACCTGGTACCCGGAGGTGCCGGCGTACGGGCACAAGCCTGTGACAGAACTGGTGGTTTGCTGGATGATTTTATGATTCTGGAAGATAAGTATATCATCAATGTATGTAATGCCCCTTCTCCAGCCGCTACTTCTTCCCTGTCTATCGGGAAAACCATTTCTGAAATGGTACTAAAAAGATTCTAAACCTCTTTTATATACTTTGTAAAAAGGCGTTCTGCGAACGCCTTTTTTTTATGCTTTGCTCATGCCAAGCCGTAAGTACAATTCTCGTACCTGCTCCTGTAACCCAGGTTGATTAGGACAAATTTCTAATACTTTTTCCAACGCTTTTAGAGCGGCTCTGTATTCTCCCATTGCCAGGTACACGGAAGCAAGCCCGGATATAGCTCCAAAATGGCGGTTCTCCAGAGATAGCGTTCGTTCAATATCCTGTAAAGAGGCACTATATTCACCTTTCAGGTAATAAGCAGTAGCCCGTTTATTCCATCCTTCTGCAAACTCAGGTAGTTTTCGGGTGATTTTTGAAAATATATGGATAGCTTCCTCATAATTGCCTTGGGTCATCGATTGATTGCCTTTCTCCATCAGGGCATCAATATCTGCTGTACCACTGCTCATCCAGATTTGCCAGATCTGCGATTGTATGGCTTTTACTTCTACTTCGTCTTTCGCTCGTTGAAGTCTGGCAAATAAACTATTCAGTTCGTGTGAGGGATTAATGTATTGAACATTCATTACTGGCAAAGTCTTTTTTACCGATTGTAACACAGGAGGTTTACAGACAGATATCAGCAATATCAGACATGGCAATATCAGCAACAGAATAGAAATTCTTAATAACAACAATGTTCTCATACGCTGATGATTTAAGGCTGTGTAGGCGTACCAGGTTCTGTTACCGGAGGAACATAAGGATTAGGCACCTGTGGTGTGATCGGCTCTTTTAAAGGTGGTGTTTCAGCAGGTTCAACTGGCGGAATATATGGCTCAGGCACCGGTTGCACCGGCGAAGGCTCATGAATGGGCGGAAATTCAGGATTTTGGCCTGGGCCTGGAGGATATATCATCTTCATCGTTTTAGCTGTGTGGGTAAAACAAGTAATTTCAACACTGGCTGGATCGCATATTGTTGTTCAGCCTGGTATTATCCGCTTACGTGTCAGATGAATTGGGGGTTGTAGGGAAGAGAATAATCTTATAGTAGAAAAATATAAACCTTACTATAAAGTGACTAAGATTAAAAATTGAGCATTTTTCTATTTTCTAATAGATAATCAATTGATCATATACTTCATAACCAGGAATAGTTTTGATTATGTTCATTACCTCATCATACTCTGCATTATTGATGTTTCGGATAAGGGAATAGATAACTTTTGTATGTTCTCTGTCATTGATATCATTTATTGAATGTTCAGTTTCAATGGCAGCTTTTAAAAAAGGCTTAGCAACTGCAGGATCATAAGCCAGAATGGCTAGATATAAAGTAGTAAGCCAAATATTGTGTGAATCCGTAGTTAAAGCTTGCTTTTGCAAAGATTCAAGGGTAGGAAGAAAGGTTGAGTCAGGAAATTGCTTTATTGCATGAAGTCCATCATTGATGCAGTTAAGCTGAAAATATCCATACTCTTGGTCATTCTGTAACGCATCCAGAATAAGTTGCTTGTCATTCGGATTCTGGTATTGGGCTATATGATGAAGCAGGAAAAAATATTGCTTTTTAGTGTAGAGCTGTTTTAACCTTTTATAATATGTATTATTCTGCTTTAACGAATCGGTGTAAATAAACTTATAATAAAAGTCATTTTTTGAGTCAAAATCCGCAAATAAGAGAATACTATCGATTTTCGCGCGCTCTCTTTCATTAAGAATATAAATAGTGTTGTAAACAAAAAAACTGGAAACTGAATTTACATTCACACCTCCTCCAATGCATCCCCAGGTTTCTTCAATAAGCACTGAACTGTCTTGTATATTTTGTAGGAGCACATCATATAGTGGCGCTTTTCTTTGAATGAGTCCCAACAACG from Rhodocytophaga rosea carries:
- a CDS encoding terminase gpP N-terminus-related DNA-binding protein, which gives rise to MGLGNRVIYKNKLGLFVSVSVILILFPGTLKNKQATAFTFTPPASVETIIEQESDSISFYQTLEQAVAFRKQNESIQGSSMGSSTSTNNAENALPLVVTTQVQAENLFDQGYSVSDIAKELQISKKEVRKLKKRLRKEEKAAIQQRKKIKKKNDTVNS
- a CDS encoding aldo/keto reductase, translating into MIFQSIQGTKVPALGFGTWKLNGLPCEEAVQEAIDIGYRHIDTAAMYGNEEYVGNGIQLSGIARNELFVTSKVWHTHLSKEKLRSSAEDSLRKLNIGYLDLLLIHWPNPDVPLEESIGAMLELQQEGKIRHIGVSNFSTTLLQKALQFTAIFCNQVEYHPYLSQKPLLDLCQQQGILLTAYAPVAHGEVMHDPVLQEIGKKYGKSPIQVTLRWLLHQPFVAAIPKAGSNTHRKNNFDIFDFTLKEEEMQAIFKLNRNSRMVNPSWAHEW
- the lhgO gene encoding L-2-hydroxyglutarate oxidase, which translates into the protein MNYDITIIGGGIVGLATALRLKENKPELKIAVLEKENQVAKHQTGNNSGVIHSGIYYKPGSLKATNCISGYNHLLEFCQKENVPYDLCGKVIVATSKEELPALENIYKRGIENGLTQIKKINQEEVKAYEPHVNGISGIWVPYTGIIDYKKVSEKYAEVFKKKGGELFLGEKAVNIKNINGHSEVVTENATYNTKLVVNCAGLYSDQIAAMNRNKMDIRIIPFRGEYYEIKKEKQYLVKNLIYPVPDPNFPFLGVHFTRMMKGGVEAGPNAVFAFKKEGYKKTDFNLEEVSAALAWPGFRKVMMKYWKTGLGEYYRSFSKAAFTKALQKLIPEIQENDLVPGGAGVRAQACDRTGGLLDDFMILEDKYIINVCNAPSPAATSSLSIGKTISEMVLKRF
- a CDS encoding tetratricopeptide repeat protein produces the protein MRTLLLLRISILLLILPCLILLISVCKPPVLQSVKKTLPVMNVQYINPSHELNSLFARLQRAKDEVEVKAIQSQIWQIWMSSGTADIDALMEKGNQSMTQGNYEEAIHIFSKITRKLPEFAEGWNKRATAYYLKGEYSASLQDIERTLSLENRHFGAISGLASVYLAMGEYRAALKALEKVLEICPNQPGLQEQVRELYLRLGMSKA